The Terriglobia bacterium genomic sequence CCAGTACGGCTGGTTCCTCGAACCCACCGTGTTCGGCGACGTCGACCCTAAGATGCGCATCGCCCAGGAAGAAATTTTCGGCCCGGTGGTTTCCATCATCCCTTGCGATCACCTCGAGCACGCCATCGAGATCGCCAACGGCGTGCAGTACGGCCTGTCCTCCTCGATCTACACCCGCGATGTCAACCGCGCTTTCAAGGCCATGCGCGACCTCTTCGCCGGCATCACCTACATTAACGCTCCCACCATCGGCGCCGAGGTCCACCTGCCGTTTGGCGGCACCAAGCAGACCGGCAACGGCCATCGCGAGGGCGGCTTCGGCGCCATCGAGTTCTACACGGAATGGAAGTCGGTCTACGTCGACTATTCCGACCGCTTGCAGAAAGCGCAGATCGACCGGCCGGAGTGAAAAGAGGAGCAAGGGATTTCCGGATTTACCGCCGCAATAAGCGAGACACGATCCCTTTGCTATGCCCGCCTAAACCTTACTAAGGTACGAACTTCAGAAGCTCCCCTCATCCGCGCTCGGCCCGTAAATCGACGGCACCGGAATGTCGTTCAGCCTCAGATACACCCCCATCTGCGCACGATGATGGATGATGTGGTTCAGCACGAACGAGCGCAGCACCGCGATCTTGGGCATGGTCATGATGGTCTGCCCCGTCTTCAGCAGCGACCACGGCCTCATCAATTGCTCATCGGTGGCCGCGGCAATTCCCTTTCGAGCCTCCGCCACGTGCTGATCGAAGACTTCCAGAACTTGTTTTGTGTTCTTCGTCTCCGGCAATTTGAACGGCTGTCCACCGGCCGGGGCGATGTCGAGCGAGTCCTGTTGCAACGTCATCGCCGCCCACAGCGGCAGGTTCGCCAGGTGTCCCGCCAGCCATCCCATGGATCCGGACTTCGGGTGCGGCTTGAAGTCGAACTTCCCGTCGGGCACGCGTTCCAGCGTCTTGCGCGTGTTGGCCATTTCCGCGTCGAATTCCGGCAGCAACGATTGCGATAGTGCCATCTCAATCCTCCTTGGATCACCTATCAGATGTCGCCCCGCTACGAACGGATACATTCGTCAGCCCCGATGGGGCGAACTCGGAAAATCCGACAATATGTCTTTTCGTAAATTCTTCAATTCCAGTTCAAGAACTTCCGATCAGCACGCCCGCCGCAAAGACCAGCGCGCCGCCGAAGGCCACCTGCAGGGTCGCCGAGAATACGGGAGATTCCATGTAGCGGTGCCGCACCCACGAGATCGTCGCCAGCTCCGCGACCACCACCACAATGGCCGCCATCAGTGCAGCATTGAACGACGGAATCAGGAACGGCAGCGTGTGCCCGATTCCGCCCAGCGCCGTCATCAACCCGCACACCAGCCCGCGCATCCACGGATGGCCTCGCCCCGTCAGGCTGCCATCATCCGACAGCGCCTCGGCAAACCCCATGCTGATGCCCGCCCCGACCGACGCCGCCAGTCCCACGGCGAAGGCATCGTGCGTGCTCTTGGTCGCAAACGCTGCGGCAAACACCGGCGCCAGCGTGGAAACC encodes the following:
- a CDS encoding DinB family protein; translation: MALSQSLLPEFDAEMANTRKTLERVPDGKFDFKPHPKSGSMGWLAGHLANLPLWAAMTLQQDSLDIAPAGGQPFKLPETKNTKQVLEVFDQHVAEARKGIAAATDEQLMRPWSLLKTGQTIMTMPKIAVLRSFVLNHIIHHRAQMGVYLRLNDIPVPSIYGPSADEGSF